A stretch of the bacterium genome encodes the following:
- a CDS encoding Wzz/FepE/Etk N-terminal domain-containing protein, which translates to MKKEVELIDYIRVVWKRKVLIILMTIFSIFAVVVANLLLPSVYETSLDLEVGKCCSIERTIGRIYSKIIEEPDAISFYIQNYPFLARVAKKLNSGLLPYQLKEMVKTRVEERKIPLPPLEPVSQVNITVKGKSPKEVMRVINCIAEVIIQEHRRKFDELMKPNQQYERNLKNNIAAITQEIQEMKKTLAYLSKRHPVDAPAVIVLQSELVSRERVLQDLNRELHTVQSAIIMSTNTKIKNPSIEPKSPVKSNMLLNVIVAAVVGLMVALGLAFFLEYLQKVGEREQEKE; encoded by the coding sequence ATGAAAAAAGAAGTAGAACTGATCGATTACATTAGGGTGGTCTGGAAGAGGAAGGTGTTAATAATCTTAATGACCATCTTCTCTATATTTGCAGTAGTGGTGGCAAATTTACTACTACCCTCTGTATATGAAACCTCTTTAGATTTAGAGGTAGGTAAATGTTGTAGTATAGAGAGAACAATCGGAAGAATATATAGTAAAATAATTGAAGAGCCGGACGCGATAAGTTTCTATATTCAAAATTATCCCTTTTTAGCCAGGGTAGCTAAAAAATTGAACTCGGGTCTTTTGCCATACCAACTAAAGGAAATGGTGAAGACAAGAGTAGAGGAGAGAAAAATCCCTTTACCACCGTTAGAACCGGTATCACAGGTGAATATAACAGTAAAGGGAAAAAGTCCTAAAGAGGTGATGAGGGTTATCAATTGTATTGCCGAAGTTATCATCCAGGAGCATAGGAGAAAATTTGATGAATTGATGAAGCCTAATCAGCAGTATGAGAGGAATCTAAAAAATAATATTGCGGCTATTACCCAGGAAATTCAAGAGATGAAAAAAACTTTAGCTTACTTAAGCAAAAGGCATCCGGTGGATGCACCGGCAGTGATTGTTTTACAATCAGAGCTTGTAAGTCGTGAAAGGGTACTACAAGACCTTAATCGTGAACTTCACACTGTGCAGAGTGCAATAATAATGTCCACCAATACTAAGATAAAAAATCCTTCCATTGAGCCCAAGAGCCCAGTTAAATCAAATATGTTATTGAATGTCATTGTTGCAGCCGTAGTTGGGTTGATGGTAGCATTGGGTTTAGCATTCTTTTTAGAGTACTTGCAGAAAGTAGGTGAAAGAGAACAAGAGAAGGAGTAG
- a CDS encoding O-antigen ligase family protein codes for MKEVALTKFKTKYIPIVISYILLIFAGYALKAFPVIIVIESILLIIFIALFFTNIEATIQLLIITRPLLGLTTFVIIFPLSGVIHGGINLAAVLSIFIIWGGVIYILLILSEFNVLELPILKPYILFLIICLISISVSGNLLKGLSEWLKFVSPLIMYILIVSLLKRKEQIMRLIYAIFFSTFIPVMIGFYQFFTGTGDTSSTFGFNRIFATFMNPNSYSVYLMIPLSIAFTFLLQSGIKKPGYSLLSLVLGVSIFLTFTRTAWIGVLFMILTISILKYRRLLIIMPLILAFLIVVIPVIPQRFSDIFNPLSYWRNPLETRFWLWQGTFSFFFDKPFLGYGLGAFESLALEALNSPKYAHNDYLRLLLETGILGLGAYLLLLFTLIKDTFKTYQRTKEPYFQAITLGFISVFVAFIIMNITENLITDVTIQWYFWIYAAMVHSIYHIEQREVKNHEDIIGR; via the coding sequence ATGAAAGAGGTTGCATTAACTAAGTTTAAAACTAAATATATTCCTATCGTTATATCTTACATTTTATTAATATTTGCAGGATATGCATTAAAAGCTTTTCCAGTCATTATTGTTATTGAGAGTATATTATTAATTATCTTCATAGCTTTATTCTTTACTAATATAGAAGCAACTATCCAACTTTTAATTATAACCAGACCTTTATTGGGTTTAACAACATTTGTAATCATATTCCCTTTATCTGGAGTTATACATGGGGGTATAAATCTGGCAGCAGTTTTATCTATATTCATTATATGGGGTGGAGTTATCTATATCTTACTCATACTCAGTGAGTTTAATGTGTTAGAATTACCTATCCTAAAACCTTATATATTATTCTTAATTATTTGCCTCATATCTATTTCTGTTTCTGGTAATTTGTTAAAAGGATTGTCGGAGTGGTTAAAATTTGTTAGTCCTCTCATAATGTATATTCTCATAGTTAGTCTCCTGAAGAGAAAAGAACAGATTATGCGGTTAATTTATGCCATTTTTTTCTCAACATTTATCCCTGTCATGATAGGATTCTATCAATTCTTCACAGGTACAGGAGATACCTCTTCCACCTTTGGGTTTAACCGAATTTTTGCCACTTTTATGAATCCAAATTCATATAGTGTTTATTTAATGATACCCTTGAGTATAGCCTTTACATTTCTACTTCAATCTGGTATTAAAAAGCCTGGATATAGTCTGCTATCCCTGGTATTAGGAGTCTCTATTTTCTTAACCTTTACCAGGACAGCCTGGATAGGGGTTTTATTTATGATATTGACCATAAGCATCTTAAAGTATAGGAGGCTTCTGATAATTATGCCTCTTATATTAGCTTTTCTAATAGTTGTAATTCCTGTGATTCCTCAGCGATTTTCAGATATATTTAATCCTCTTTCATATTGGCGTAATCCATTAGAGACTCGCTTTTGGCTCTGGCAGGGGACATTCAGCTTTTTCTTTGACAAACCATTTTTAGGGTATGGACTGGGAGCTTTTGAATCATTAGCTCTTGAGGCGTTGAATTCACCAAAGTATGCTCATAATGACTACCTGCGATTGCTTTTAGAGACGGGTATTTTAGGTCTTGGGGCATATCTATTGCTACTGTTTACCCTTATAAAAGATACCTTTAAAACATATCAAAGAACTAAGGAGCCTTATTTTCAAGCAATAACTTTAGGGTTTATTTCAGTATTTGTTGCATTTATAATAATGAATATAACTGAAAACTTAATTACAGATGTAACCATACAATGGTATTTTTGGATTTATGCGGCAATGGTACATTCAATTTACCATATTGAGCAAAGAGAAGTAAAAAATCATGAAGATATTATTGGCAGATAA